A DNA window from Methanocorpusculum sp. contains the following coding sequences:
- a CDS encoding zinc ribbon domain-containing protein, which produces MSEERNDDQILIRLPKNLKMQLETAARVEGTTVQDWVRKAMVNRISLLNVCPTCGTVNSGTAKFCNECGASLKDSKRSMYFAWLKDLLREELEEGRDLDAVLKVLEDPAGVMEGLEKKGKWIVKTEERGE; this is translated from the coding sequence ATGTCTGAAGAAAGAAACGATGATCAGATCCTGATTCGACTCCCGAAGAACCTGAAGATGCAGCTGGAAACGGCGGCACGCGTGGAAGGGACGACGGTTCAGGATTGGGTGCGAAAAGCGATGGTGAATCGGATCAGTCTGCTGAATGTGTGCCCGACGTGCGGGACGGTGAATTCCGGGACGGCGAAGTTCTGTAATGAGTGCGGGGCGAGTCTGAAGGATAGTAAGAGGTCGATGTATTTCGCGTGGCTGAAGGATCTGCTGAGGGAGGAGCTTGAGGAAGGACGGGATCTTGACGCGGTTCTGAAGGTTCTGGAGGATCCGGCAGGGGTGATGGAGGGGCTGGAGAAGAAGGGGAAGTGGATCGTGAAGACGGAGGAGAGGGGGGAGTAG
- a CDS encoding SufBD protein → MDAKELEENVRGLYSPDTKAAYASFLRLKAESEAGNAVYRFWDDFAGMIESENSYVRTRGLLLIAANAAWDTEHKMDGVLARYLEHVCDEKPITARQCIQALKSIVSARRDLVPEIREALKNADTGRYNANMRPLIERDIAGVLKMMEG, encoded by the coding sequence ATGGATGCAAAAGAGCTGGAGGAGAATGTCCGGGGATTGTATTCACCGGATACGAAAGCGGCGTATGCGAGTTTTTTGCGGCTGAAGGCGGAGAGCGAGGCGGGCAATGCGGTCTACCGGTTCTGGGACGATTTTGCCGGGATGATCGAGAGCGAAAATTCGTATGTCCGGACGCGGGGGCTTTTGCTGATTGCGGCGAATGCCGCCTGGGATACGGAGCATAAGATGGACGGGGTCCTTGCCCGGTATCTTGAGCATGTTTGTGATGAGAAGCCGATCACGGCAAGGCAGTGTATTCAGGCGCTGAAGAGTATTGTTTCGGCGAGGAGGGATCTTGTCCCGGAGATCAGGGAGGCGCTTAAGAATGCGGATACGGGGAGGTATAATGCGAATATGCGGCCGCTGATTGAGCGGGATATCGCGGGTGTGCTGAAGATGATGGAGGGGTGA
- a CDS encoding HNH endonuclease: MVFSEDVVKNAFDKVNGYCQICGKKLIFNSRGNAEARGAWEARHIKPASEGGKDEVRNCMILCMDCYTKPAEVRSGNAPARVEGPLYGERRK, translated from the coding sequence ATGGTATTTTCAGAAGATGTGGTAAAGAACGCGTTTGACAAAGTGAATGGATATTGTCAGATCTGCGGGAAGAAATTGATATTTAATAGCAGAGGAAATGCGGAGGCACGCGGAGCCTGGGAGGCACGTCATATTAAACCGGCGAGTGAGGGGGGGAAGGATGAAGTGCGAAACTGTATGATCTTGTGTATGGATTGTTATACGAAACCCGCTGAGGTGAGAAGCGGGAATGCGCCGGCCCGGGTCGAAGGGCCGCTTTATGGTGAGAGACGGAAATAA
- a CDS encoding methionine synthase has product MDLPCLLPTTVVGSFPCVKGTGLSSLLDPYKKAVQFAVSEQIRAGVDIISDGQVRSDMVQAFVSKLPGISEKTVVGKIGAADKPITVGDTKYALTQTKYVKGILTGPCTLAYALQVATPAYRNKEEVVMDLAAALHQEAKFLSETGVTIIQVDEPILSTGAISVDTAREALKIIFAGIKTPSCIHTCGMLGEIADSWTKLPVDILDFEYAVSMENLSVLSKRDLAGKKIGCGCVKSSDPTMESVEEIERRIMLCVDAFGAENILIDPDCGLRMHTPETAFEKLSRMCEATRNVRKAL; this is encoded by the coding sequence ATGGATCTCCCCTGTCTTTTGCCGACGACGGTCGTCGGTTCGTTTCCCTGCGTGAAAGGGACGGGACTTTCGTCCCTTTTGGACCCGTATAAGAAAGCGGTACAGTTTGCGGTATCAGAGCAGATACGGGCAGGGGTGGATATTATTTCCGACGGGCAGGTCAGATCGGATATGGTCCAGGCATTCGTTTCGAAGCTGCCGGGGATCTCGGAGAAGACAGTCGTTGGAAAGATCGGAGCGGCGGATAAGCCGATCACTGTGGGAGATACGAAGTATGCTTTGACGCAGACAAAGTACGTGAAGGGGATCCTTACAGGTCCGTGCACGCTTGCCTATGCTTTGCAGGTGGCAACGCCCGCCTACCGGAATAAGGAGGAAGTGGTGATGGATCTCGCCGCCGCTCTGCATCAGGAGGCAAAGTTTCTTTCGGAGACTGGGGTAACGATCATTCAGGTGGATGAGCCGATCCTTTCTACGGGGGCGATCTCTGTGGATACGGCACGGGAGGCACTGAAAATTATTTTTGCAGGGATCAAAACACCGTCATGTATCCATACGTGCGGGATGCTTGGGGAGATCGCGGATTCGTGGACAAAACTTCCGGTGGATATTCTGGATTTCGAGTATGCGGTGTCGATGGAAAATCTGTCGGTTCTTTCAAAGAGAGATCTTGCCGGGAAGAAGATCGGGTGCGGGTGCGTGAAGAGTTCGGATCCGACGATGGAGTCGGTGGAGGAGATCGAACGGCGGATCATGCTCTGCGTAGATGCGTTCGGGGCGGAGAATATTCTGATCGATCCGGACTGCGGTCTTCGGATGCATACGCCTGAGACGGCGTTCGAGAAGCTTTCGAGGATGTGCGAAGCGACGCGGAATGTGAGAAAAGCACTCTGA
- a CDS encoding pyridoxamine 5'-phosphate oxidase family protein, with protein sequence MSAPLKIPKMLKPEYDSLIRNNVVSRIAFSGKEYPYIAPFLYVFDEKNLYFLSTRYGKKMELFSQNPAVSVEIESVAPDMSAYKFVTLLGKLSEVTDDEKKRAVKNHFVKLISDKKISENSLYALGHSPTESAEKIISEERTMVWKLVDVKEIVALKNA encoded by the coding sequence ATGTCCGCACCATTAAAAATCCCGAAGATGCTAAAACCCGAATACGACTCTCTCATCAGAAACAATGTCGTATCGCGTATTGCCTTCTCAGGGAAGGAATATCCTTACATCGCACCCTTCCTCTACGTCTTTGACGAGAAAAACCTCTACTTCCTCTCGACCCGATACGGCAAAAAAATGGAGCTGTTCTCCCAGAATCCAGCCGTCTCTGTCGAGATCGAAAGTGTGGCGCCGGATATGTCTGCCTACAAGTTCGTGACGCTGCTCGGCAAACTCTCCGAGGTTACGGACGATGAGAAAAAACGTGCGGTAAAAAATCACTTCGTCAAACTTATCTCAGACAAAAAAATCTCGGAAAACAGTCTCTATGCCCTGGGTCACTCACCCACCGAGTCTGCTGAGAAAATCATCAGCGAAGAACGAACAATGGTTTGGAAACTGGTTGATGTTAAGGAGATCGTCGCGCTGAAAAACGCATGA
- a CDS encoding helix-turn-helix transcriptional regulator translates to MENRIKELRTARNLTQAELAETIFVSSRTIISLEKGQYNPSVLLAYKLALVFGCAIEEVFIFGKEDGIL, encoded by the coding sequence ATGGAGAACAGGATAAAAGAACTGCGGACCGCCCGAAATCTGACCCAGGCGGAGCTTGCAGAGACCATTTTCGTGTCGTCCAGAACGATCATTTCGCTTGAGAAGGGCCAGTATAACCCATCGGTCCTTCTCGCCTACAAGCTGGCTCTTGTTTTCGGCTGTGCTATCGAAGAGGTCTTTATTTTCGGCAAAGAGGACGGTATCCTTTGA
- a CDS encoding Dabb family protein — MIKHIVFFKLADNSEESCKKVRDLLLSMKGTVEHIREIEVGIDLYHTDRSFDIALTVIVDDDEGLRGYADHPYHLDVVKKYMTQASEKSVVVDYII; from the coding sequence ATGATAAAACACATCGTCTTCTTCAAACTCGCCGACAACAGCGAAGAATCCTGCAAAAAAGTCCGCGATCTGCTCCTCTCCATGAAAGGAACCGTTGAACATATCCGGGAGATCGAAGTCGGCATCGACCTGTATCACACCGACCGGTCCTTCGACATCGCCTTAACGGTGATCGTTGATGATGATGAGGGACTCCGCGGGTATGCCGATCATCCCTATCATCTGGACGTCGTCAAGAAATACATGACGCAGGCGAGCGAAAAAAGCGTCGTCGTCGATTACATCATCTAA
- the aspS gene encoding aspartate--tRNA(Asn) ligase, with protein MRIPIKDVTPEIGHAHIAGWVHEERDLGGLTFLLVRDRTGILQVTIPKKKVTAEVLAAVKDATRESVIECEGVVKATEKAPGGRELVPDTLRVISRAETPLPLDVSEKVLAELDTRLDNRYLDLRKPRINAIFQIRNACLRAISEYLWDQKFTQVQTPKIVAAATEGGTELFPLAYFDKEAFLNQSPQLYKQMLMSAGFDRVFEIGAIFRAEEHNTVRHLNEATSIDIEMSFADEEDAMKVLENVVAAAYTYVAEHCGDALETLGITEFKIPTVPFPRITYKEAIEISTAGGEPLVFGDDLSTAAERVVGEKMGTMYFITEWPTSTRPFYTMPFEDRPEVCRAFDMMHPRMELTSGAQRCHIHSLLVDQIKAKGLNPDAFEFYLNPFRYGMPPHAGWGLGAERLVMTMLDLQNIREAVLFPRDRHRVSP; from the coding sequence ATGCGTATACCAATAAAAGACGTGACCCCTGAAATTGGGCATGCACACATTGCAGGCTGGGTCCACGAAGAACGTGATCTTGGAGGGCTCACCTTCCTCCTCGTTCGTGACAGAACCGGGATCCTCCAGGTCACCATCCCCAAAAAGAAAGTCACCGCCGAAGTACTCGCTGCCGTCAAAGACGCTACCCGCGAGTCCGTTATTGAATGCGAAGGCGTAGTCAAAGCCACCGAAAAAGCACCCGGAGGACGGGAGCTCGTCCCCGACACACTCCGCGTTATCTCCCGTGCAGAAACCCCCCTTCCGCTTGACGTCTCGGAAAAAGTTCTCGCAGAACTCGACACCCGGCTCGACAACCGGTACCTCGATCTCCGAAAACCCCGCATCAACGCTATCTTCCAGATCAGAAACGCCTGTCTGCGTGCCATAAGCGAATACCTCTGGGACCAGAAATTCACTCAGGTCCAGACCCCGAAGATCGTCGCTGCCGCCACCGAAGGAGGAACCGAACTCTTCCCGCTCGCCTACTTCGACAAAGAAGCATTCTTGAACCAGTCCCCTCAGCTCTACAAACAGATGCTCATGAGCGCCGGGTTCGACAGAGTCTTTGAGATCGGTGCGATCTTCCGTGCTGAAGAACACAACACCGTTCGTCACTTAAACGAAGCCACCTCGATCGATATTGAAATGTCCTTCGCTGACGAAGAAGACGCGATGAAGGTGCTCGAAAACGTCGTAGCAGCTGCGTATACCTACGTCGCAGAACACTGCGGCGATGCTCTTGAAACACTCGGCATCACCGAATTCAAGATCCCGACCGTTCCGTTCCCCCGTATCACCTACAAAGAAGCCATCGAGATCTCCACCGCCGGCGGCGAACCGCTCGTTTTCGGTGACGACCTCTCGACCGCTGCCGAGAGAGTTGTTGGAGAAAAGATGGGTACCATGTACTTCATCACGGAATGGCCGACCTCGACGAGACCATTCTACACCATGCCGTTCGAAGACCGCCCCGAGGTTTGCCGTGCATTCGATATGATGCACCCCAGAATGGAACTTACCTCCGGCGCACAGCGCTGTCATATCCACTCCCTTCTCGTAGATCAGATCAAAGCAAAAGGTCTCAACCCCGACGCATTCGAGTTCTACTTAAACCCGTTCAGATACGGGATGCCGCCCCACGCAGGCTGGGGACTCGGCGCCGAGCGTCTGGTCATGACCATGCTCGACCTTCAGAATATCAGGGAAGCTGTTCTCTTCCCGCGTGACCGACACAGAGTCAGTCCATAA
- a CDS encoding ABC transporter ATP-binding protein, which produces MTDIISVCGLAKSYGKKEVVHPLNFSVKKGEILAIIGPSGAGKSTLLRMLDTIEPASEGEITLFGEKVTKHSTHNLRNRMGMLFQKTVLFDRTVEENIALGLSYRHVSHEERQKRVTEILEEMGMSEYARRSSRTLSGGEGQRVSFARVLVTKPEILFLDEPTANLDPVATKLLEEMILHENRVNKTTIIINTHDQSQSQRLADRVAVMMNGEFVQIGSADEVFYHPTNERVAKFVGVQNLFTGVVRNGNATSGGVVFCPAPHVPDGIVQIMLRAEDISLSKTEIDPGRISVQGRVVSSDRAGAFLHVLVDAGCIFSVICPFRQTGDTYDPGEVVHIAWRTDAVHLA; this is translated from the coding sequence ATGACTGATATTATCTCGGTTTGCGGCCTTGCAAAAAGCTACGGAAAAAAAGAGGTCGTTCACCCGCTGAACTTCTCGGTGAAAAAGGGCGAGATCCTCGCGATCATAGGACCGTCAGGTGCCGGAAAAAGTACACTTCTCCGCATGCTGGACACGATAGAACCGGCATCCGAAGGTGAGATCACGCTGTTCGGCGAAAAGGTGACAAAACACTCAACTCACAATCTCCGGAACCGGATGGGGATGCTTTTCCAAAAAACGGTCCTCTTTGACAGAACCGTGGAGGAAAATATCGCTCTCGGTCTGTCCTACAGACATGTTTCCCATGAAGAGAGACAAAAACGGGTAACAGAGATCCTTGAGGAGATGGGGATGAGCGAGTATGCACGACGGAGCAGCCGGACCCTTTCCGGCGGAGAGGGACAGCGTGTTTCGTTCGCCCGCGTCCTGGTAACAAAACCGGAGATCCTGTTCCTTGATGAACCGACAGCAAATCTTGATCCGGTCGCAACGAAACTGCTCGAAGAAATGATCCTGCACGAAAACCGGGTGAACAAGACCACGATCATCATCAATACCCATGATCAGTCACAGAGCCAGCGGCTCGCGGACCGGGTGGCGGTGATGATGAACGGGGAGTTTGTCCAGATCGGTTCTGCCGATGAGGTGTTTTACCATCCAACAAATGAGCGTGTGGCAAAGTTTGTCGGCGTCCAAAACCTCTTCACCGGCGTTGTCAGAAATGGGAATGCTACATCGGGCGGCGTCGTGTTCTGCCCTGCTCCTCATGTTCCGGACGGAATTGTGCAGATCATGCTTCGCGCCGAAGACATTTCTCTGTCGAAAACGGAGATCGACCCCGGACGGATCTCGGTTCAGGGCAGAGTGGTCTCCTCAGATAGAGCGGGAGCATTTCTGCATGTTCTGGTAGATGCCGGCTGCATCTTCTCGGTCATCTGCCCATTCCGGCAGACCGGGGACACATATGATCCCGGAGAAGTCGTGCATATTGCATGGCGGACCGATGCAGTCCATCTTGCCTAA
- a CDS encoding ABC transporter permease — MGEITDGFLEAITLIVTMNPELMEIAGRSLYVSSIATLVAALIAIPIGAIIYYYDFRGKRTVINLVQTLYALPTVIVGLLVYLLVSNSGPLGPLKLLYTTNAMIIAQVILVSPLIVGLAIAALSGLDKEMKYTTMSLNARAYRAMMTLVRETKFAILSAVVLAFGRAIAEVGAVMMVGGNIRHFTRTLTTAITLNTSMGEFSTSIALGIILLTIALIVNFGVNFFQHYNGRMKDD, encoded by the coding sequence ATGGGAGAGATAACCGACGGATTTCTGGAAGCTATAACGCTCATCGTTACGATGAATCCGGAGCTTATGGAAATCGCCGGACGAAGTCTGTACGTTTCATCGATCGCAACGCTCGTCGCTGCGTTGATCGCGATCCCGATCGGCGCCATCATCTACTACTATGATTTTCGCGGAAAACGTACCGTCATCAATCTCGTCCAGACATTATATGCTCTGCCGACCGTCATCGTAGGATTACTGGTATATCTCCTTGTATCGAATTCGGGACCTCTCGGTCCCTTAAAACTCCTGTACACGACCAATGCAATGATCATTGCACAGGTCATTCTGGTTTCACCCTTGATCGTCGGATTGGCCATAGCCGCACTCTCCGGCTTGGACAAAGAGATGAAATACACGACCATGTCCCTCAATGCACGGGCATACCGGGCAATGATGACCCTGGTTCGCGAGACGAAATTTGCTATTTTATCAGCAGTCGTCCTGGCATTCGGCAGGGCGATCGCGGAAGTCGGCGCAGTAATGATGGTCGGCGGAAATATCCGGCACTTTACCCGGACCCTGACAACGGCCATCACCCTGAACACTTCCATGGGTGAGTTTTCCACATCCATTGCCCTCGGAATTATTCTGCTGACGATCGCTTTGATCGTAAACTTCGGTGTGAATTTTTTCCAGCACTATAACGGGAGGATGAAAGATGACTGA
- a CDS encoding substrate-binding domain-containing protein, whose translation MKKLLSVFGVFLILLAVICAAGCVSTQQQEPTQLKIATTTSLYDTGLLDAVQDYYLDKYNVDLLITSQGTGKAIASAMNGDVDVLLVHSPSQEAVFIDDGYGVNHRGIAYNYFIIVGPADDPAGIAGMTPEEGVATLKALGDAGTEGIIFVSRGDNSGTHSAEKAIWKSAGFNYTAQITGCGPWYKETGAGMGDSLTTAGQLGAYILTDEATYLTYKKNNNLSLEVIINEGASLLNRYSIMTISPAKFPDTNVKDATDFTNWLISEDGQNFIGAYGVETYGKPLFTPMSTLNDSTLPPFNIDCKTPVVIPTA comes from the coding sequence ATGAAAAAGTTACTAAGTGTGTTTGGTGTTTTTCTCATTCTGCTCGCCGTCATTTGTGCAGCAGGATGTGTAAGTACACAACAGCAGGAACCGACCCAGCTGAAAATCGCGACAACCACGTCGCTGTATGATACCGGCCTCCTTGATGCCGTCCAGGATTATTATCTTGACAAATACAATGTTGATCTCCTGATCACCTCGCAGGGAACCGGAAAAGCAATCGCCTCCGCAATGAACGGTGATGTCGATGTCTTACTCGTCCACTCCCCATCTCAGGAAGCAGTTTTTATCGATGATGGTTATGGTGTAAACCACAGAGGTATTGCATACAACTACTTCATCATCGTCGGTCCGGCTGATGACCCGGCAGGAATTGCAGGAATGACTCCGGAAGAGGGCGTTGCCACACTCAAAGCACTGGGAGATGCAGGAACCGAGGGGATCATCTTCGTATCCCGCGGCGACAACTCAGGAACCCACTCTGCAGAGAAGGCCATCTGGAAATCAGCCGGATTCAACTACACTGCTCAGATCACCGGATGCGGCCCATGGTATAAAGAGACCGGTGCAGGTATGGGAGACTCCCTGACCACCGCCGGTCAGCTTGGCGCCTACATCCTCACTGATGAAGCAACCTATCTCACCTACAAGAAGAACAACAACCTCTCACTCGAAGTGATCATTAATGAGGGAGCCAGCCTTCTGAACAGATACAGTATCATGACCATATCCCCTGCTAAATTCCCGGATACCAATGTTAAAGATGCAACCGATTTCACCAACTGGCTCATCTCCGAAGACGGTCAGAACTTTATCGGCGCATACGGTGTTGAAACCTACGGCAAACCACTCTTCACGCCGATGAGCACCTTGAACGACAGCACTCTTCCGCCGTTCAACATTGACTGTAAGACTCCAGTAGTCATACCGACTGCATAA
- a CDS encoding Tfx family DNA-binding protein produces MPGPLLTDRQKMVIHCRKDGMTQQEIADELQTTRSNISLIEKSANDNIRLAKEALDYVYSLEATLVCTLSAGSELTHEIFLIYKAARQINIKVQYDTGALMNRVMTAVPEKIADGTIREDINIYLNLTGIIYIY; encoded by the coding sequence ATGCCCGGACCGTTGTTAACAGATCGTCAGAAGATGGTGATCCACTGCCGAAAGGATGGTATGACTCAACAGGAAATCGCTGATGAACTCCAGACCACCCGCTCGAACATCAGTCTTATAGAGAAATCGGCCAACGATAATATCCGGCTCGCAAAAGAGGCTCTGGACTATGTCTATTCACTTGAGGCGACCCTTGTCTGCACACTTTCTGCAGGAAGCGAGCTTACCCATGAAATTTTTTTGATCTACAAAGCCGCACGCCAGATTAACATCAAAGTCCAGTATGATACCGGCGCACTGATGAATCGGGTAATGACCGCCGTGCCGGAAAAGATTGCTGACGGTACAATCAGAGAGGACATCAATATCTATCTGAATCTCACCGGGATAATTTATATATACTGA
- the fdhF gene encoding formate dehydrogenase subunit alpha, with the protein MADLKYIQSTCPYCGTGCSFNLVVSDGKVVGVSPYPRSPVNEGKLCPKGMYANEFINSPDRLTTPQIRKDGKLVPVSWDEATSFIAENLKKYKPSERCALSSARVSNEDNYAMMKFARGVLKTNHLDHCARLCHSSTVAGLAGSFGSGAMTNSIPDIAESKCVFIIGSNTFEQHPLIGRREYMAKAKGAHYIYADPRRTITASQADLFLQFHSGSDVALLNGLMHDIIKNGWEDKEFVAKRTKGYEELKALVMQERYNLENAAKVTGLTPEEIHTAADWIANSGGCALIYSMGITQHTVGVDNVHATANLQMLTGNLGKPGTGVNPLRGQNNVQGACDMGALPVSFPGYQKVTDPEAHKKFADAWGFPEDIAPTQNGYEVTIMMNVLVDNPGELKCMYIMGENPLMSDPDLNHVKEAFENIEFLVVQDIFYNETCDYADVILPAVCYAERDGTQTSTERRVIRWRKAQDAPGEALDDWQIISMVAAKMGYEKQFAWKSASEIFDEMAVLTPQYHGMNYERLNTPEGLHWPCKTPEDPGTPILHKEKFLTPDGLGVFFPAEWKAPAEVPDEEYPFVFTTGRCLFHWHTGTMTRRSPTLDKEVPTGWIEINDEDAKALGINDGEMVHATTRRDTISVTARISPQIMKGTTFMPFHFAECAANLLTHNALDPVCKIPEYKACAIKITKIEEGQ; encoded by the coding sequence ATGGCTGATTTGAAATATATTCAGAGCACTTGCCCCTACTGTGGAACGGGTTGCTCTTTCAACCTCGTTGTAAGTGACGGGAAGGTAGTTGGTGTGTCTCCCTACCCCCGTTCACCTGTCAACGAAGGAAAACTCTGTCCGAAAGGCATGTACGCCAACGAGTTCATCAACTCCCCCGACAGACTGACAACGCCCCAGATCAGGAAAGACGGCAAACTTGTGCCTGTTTCCTGGGATGAAGCAACGAGCTTCATCGCGGAAAATCTGAAGAAATACAAACCATCAGAGCGGTGTGCTCTATCTTCTGCCCGTGTGTCCAACGAAGATAACTACGCCATGATGAAATTTGCCCGCGGTGTTTTGAAGACCAACCATCTTGATCACTGTGCACGTCTGTGTCACTCTTCCACCGTCGCCGGTCTTGCTGGTTCCTTTGGATCCGGTGCAATGACCAACAGTATTCCCGACATTGCCGAGTCCAAATGTGTTTTCATCATTGGTTCCAACACCTTTGAGCAGCACCCGCTGATCGGACGCCGCGAATACATGGCAAAAGCAAAAGGTGCCCACTACATCTACGCTGACCCGAGACGTACCATCACCGCCAGTCAGGCAGATCTCTTTTTACAGTTCCACTCCGGATCTGATGTCGCTCTCCTTAACGGTTTGATGCATGATATCATCAAGAACGGATGGGAAGACAAAGAGTTCGTCGCAAAACGTACCAAAGGCTACGAAGAACTCAAAGCCCTTGTCATGCAGGAGAGATACAACCTTGAGAACGCTGCCAAGGTTACTGGTCTCACGCCCGAAGAGATTCACACCGCAGCTGACTGGATCGCCAATTCAGGCGGATGTGCGTTGATCTACTCCATGGGTATCACCCAGCACACAGTCGGTGTCGACAACGTGCACGCGACTGCAAACCTTCAGATGCTTACCGGCAACCTCGGGAAACCAGGTACCGGCGTCAACCCACTCCGTGGCCAGAACAATGTTCAGGGTGCCTGTGATATGGGCGCACTTCCGGTTAGCTTCCCCGGATACCAGAAAGTCACCGATCCAGAAGCACACAAGAAATTCGCCGATGCCTGGGGCTTCCCCGAAGACATCGCTCCGACCCAGAACGGATACGAAGTTACCATCATGATGAACGTTCTCGTGGACAACCCCGGAGAACTCAAATGCATGTACATCATGGGTGAAAACCCGCTTATGTCCGATCCGGACTTAAACCACGTGAAGGAAGCATTCGAGAACATTGAGTTCCTCGTTGTTCAGGATATCTTCTACAACGAAACCTGTGACTACGCTGATGTCATTCTTCCGGCCGTCTGTTATGCAGAACGTGACGGAACTCAGACCAGCACCGAACGCCGTGTGATCCGCTGGAGAAAGGCTCAGGACGCTCCAGGAGAAGCACTTGATGACTGGCAGATCATCTCCATGGTCGCCGCAAAGATGGGCTACGAAAAACAGTTCGCATGGAAATCTGCATCTGAGATCTTCGACGAAATGGCGGTCCTTACTCCGCAGTATCACGGTATGAACTACGAACGTCTCAACACGCCCGAAGGTCTCCACTGGCCATGCAAGACCCCCGAAGACCCCGGAACCCCGATCCTCCACAAAGAGAAGTTCCTTACACCGGACGGACTTGGTGTCTTCTTCCCGGCAGAATGGAAAGCACCGGCTGAGGTCCCGGACGAAGAGTATCCGTTTGTTTTCACGACCGGACGTTGTTTGTTCCACTGGCATACCGGAACCATGACCCGCCGCAGTCCGACTCTCGACAAGGAAGTTCCGACCGGCTGGATCGAGATCAACGACGAGGATGCTAAAGCACTCGGCATCAATGACGGCGAGATGGTTCACGCAACGACCCGCCGTGATACTATCTCCGTAACGGCAAGAATCAGCCCGCAGATCATGAAAGGAACGACTTTCATGCCGTTCCACTTCGCTGAATGTGCAGCCAACCTGCTTACCCACAACGCACTTGACCCGGTCTGTAAGATTCCGGAATACAAGGCATGTGCAATTAAAATTACCAAGATCGAGGAGGGCCAGTAA